A section of the Desulfobacteraceae bacterium genome encodes:
- a CDS encoding RNA polymerase subunit sigma yields the protein MDAELKQVLNDFASSGGRITLLSGAGISAESGIPTFRGPEGYWSVGAVEYHPQEMATLQMFRRTPDEVWAWYLYRLGVCRAASPNPGHHALVKIERVFGDRFTLITQNVDGLHLRAGNSPARTLQIHGNVFLMRCAGECGKAPLPIPAAVGGKARGAKLTAADRELLRCPQCRGWTRPHVLWFDEYYDETYYRFESALRAAAATDLLITVGTSGATNLPNQVAQVVRSRDGILVDVNVAANHFSRLALSGGRGFFCRGPSGRVLPEIADLLQAGAGGGKP from the coding sequence ATGGACGCAGAGCTTAAGCAGGTTTTAAACGATTTTGCAAGCAGTGGCGGGCGCATTACGTTACTTAGCGGTGCGGGGATTTCCGCCGAAAGCGGCATTCCCACCTTCAGAGGCCCGGAGGGCTACTGGAGCGTGGGGGCGGTGGAATATCACCCCCAGGAAATGGCCACCCTGCAGATGTTTCGTCGCACCCCCGATGAGGTTTGGGCCTGGTACCTTTACCGCCTGGGGGTCTGCCGGGCGGCCTCACCCAACCCGGGCCACCACGCGCTGGTTAAGATTGAACGAGTGTTCGGGGATCGCTTCACCCTGATCACCCAAAACGTCGACGGGCTGCACCTGCGGGCCGGCAACAGTCCGGCGCGAACGCTGCAGATTCACGGCAACGTCTTTTTGATGCGCTGTGCCGGTGAGTGCGGCAAGGCTCCGCTGCCCATCCCGGCGGCCGTCGGGGGCAAGGCCCGGGGCGCGAAGCTGACTGCGGCGGACCGCGAGCTGTTGCGTTGCCCGCAGTGCAGGGGGTGGACGCGGCCCCACGTACTCTGGTTCGACGAGTACTACGATGAAACCTACTATCGCTTTGAAAGCGCCCTGCGGGCGGCCGCTGCAACCGATCTGCTGATTACCGTGGGGACTTCCGGTGCCACCAACCTGCCCAACCAGGTGGCCCAGGTGGTGCGCAGCAGGGACGGGATTCTGGTGGATGTCAATGTCGCGGCGAACCATTTTTCACGTCTGGCCCTGTCCGGCGGGCGCGGCTTTTTCTGCCGGGGCCCAAGCGGCCGTGTGCTGCCCGAGATCGCAGATTTGCTGCAGGCGGGTGCTGGGGGCGGCAAACCGTAA
- a CDS encoding RNA 2'-phosphotransferase — MTRSNSSKPLGRMLAYMLGRRPDEFGLVPAPDGFVPIKELLKAFNEEDGWRHVRWASITHLLATEADSPVEVVENRIRAVDRSHLRSPVAAPQPPKLLYTCVRRKAYPHVHQQGIASAGFPPIVLAADRGMALRLGRRRDADPVLLTVQVGKAMAAGAVFLQAGEGLFLADGIAAGCFIGPPLPKPPKGAAAREPQADGKPRGLAGSFIVAFDPQTGIPGAGRCQGKGDPQWKKERKHRRKPKREREPLPWRR; from the coding sequence ATGACCAGATCCAACTCTTCCAAACCGCTCGGTCGGATGCTGGCCTACATGCTGGGCCGCCGGCCGGATGAATTCGGGCTGGTGCCCGCTCCGGACGGGTTTGTCCCCATCAAGGAACTACTCAAGGCCTTCAACGAAGAAGACGGTTGGCGGCATGTGCGCTGGGCCAGCATCACCCATCTCCTGGCCACCGAAGCCGATTCCCCGGTGGAAGTCGTGGAAAACCGCATTCGCGCAGTGGACCGCTCCCACCTCAGGTCGCCGGTGGCGGCACCTCAGCCCCCCAAGCTGCTTTACACCTGCGTTCGCCGCAAGGCCTACCCCCATGTCCACCAGCAGGGGATCGCCTCGGCCGGCTTCCCTCCGATCGTCCTGGCGGCGGATCGCGGAATGGCCCTGCGGCTGGGGCGCCGCCGTGACGCCGACCCGGTCCTGCTCACCGTCCAGGTTGGCAAAGCCATGGCTGCGGGAGCCGTTTTCCTGCAGGCCGGTGAGGGGCTTTTTCTGGCGGACGGCATTGCAGCCGGCTGTTTCATCGGCCCCCCACTGCCCAAGCCGCCAAAGGGCGCTGCCGCTCGCGAGCCACAGGCCGATGGCAAACCCCGCGGCCTGGCCGGCAGCTTCATCGTCGCGTTTGACCCGCAGACAGGCATTCCCGGGGCGGGCCGGTGCCAGGGTAAGGGCGACCCGCAGTGGAAAAAAGAGCGCAAAC
- the mpl gene encoding UDP-N-acetylmuramate:L-alanyl-gamma-D-glutamyl-meso-diaminopimelate ligase produces MKPSQPQTIPAAVRRIHLIAVCGTAMGALAAMLKESGYLVSGSDHKVYPPISVFLAEKGIAVADGFDPANISDNTDLVVVGNAVSRDNPEVERMLALGVPYCSMPQALNHFFAAGKAPVVVTGTHGKTTTSAMIAWILHAAGLDPTFMIGGILRNFDSNYRLGRGTAIVLEGDEYDTAFFDKGPKFLHYIPQLAVLTSIEFDHADIFRDLDHVKSAFDRLLDQIPPQSTLIAYDADPNVASLLAGRRCRIARYGREPDSPWRLGAVSLQPPQTRFEVFKNGQFYGSFESDLPGGHNLLNLLASIAVADQLGIPAATTADAIASFKGAKRRQEIRGRKNGITVIDDFAHHPTAVRETIQAVRPHYPAGRLIAVFEPRTNSSMRRVFQQAYAQAFDGADLICIRQPPLLHKVPADDRFSSRQLVDDLCGRGKPAHFFPDTDAIIAFLARNARPGDAILVMSNGGFDDIHTRLLDAL; encoded by the coding sequence GTGAAACCATCCCAGCCCCAGACCATTCCCGCCGCTGTGCGCAGGATCCACCTGATTGCCGTCTGTGGTACCGCCATGGGCGCCCTGGCGGCCATGCTCAAAGAGAGCGGCTACCTCGTGAGCGGCTCGGATCACAAAGTCTACCCCCCCATCAGCGTCTTTCTGGCCGAAAAGGGGATTGCCGTGGCCGACGGCTTCGACCCCGCCAACATCTCCGACAACACCGATCTGGTGGTGGTGGGCAACGCCGTCAGCCGCGACAACCCCGAGGTGGAGCGCATGCTGGCCCTGGGGGTGCCCTACTGCTCAATGCCCCAGGCGCTCAACCACTTCTTTGCCGCCGGCAAGGCCCCCGTGGTGGTCACCGGCACCCATGGCAAGACCACCACCTCGGCGATGATCGCCTGGATCCTGCACGCCGCCGGGTTGGACCCGACCTTCATGATCGGAGGCATCCTGCGGAATTTCGACAGCAATTACCGCCTCGGGCGGGGGACGGCCATCGTCTTGGAAGGCGACGAGTACGACACCGCCTTTTTCGACAAAGGCCCCAAATTCCTGCACTACATCCCCCAGTTGGCGGTGCTCACGAGCATTGAATTCGACCACGCCGATATTTTCCGCGACCTGGACCACGTTAAATCGGCATTTGACCGTCTTCTGGACCAAATTCCCCCTCAGAGCACGCTGATCGCCTACGATGCGGACCCCAACGTGGCCAGCCTGCTGGCCGGCCGGCGCTGCCGCATCGCACGCTACGGCCGTGAACCGGACTCCCCCTGGCGCTTGGGCGCCGTCAGCCTGCAGCCACCCCAAACACGCTTTGAGGTCTTTAAAAACGGGCAATTTTACGGCTCTTTTGAAAGCGACCTGCCCGGCGGGCACAACCTGCTCAACCTGCTGGCCAGCATTGCGGTCGCCGACCAGCTCGGCATCCCCGCCGCGACCACGGCCGACGCCATCGCCAGTTTCAAGGGCGCCAAGCGACGCCAGGAAATCCGCGGGCGCAAAAACGGCATCACCGTGATCGACGATTTCGCCCACCACCCCACGGCGGTGCGGGAAACCATCCAGGCCGTCAGACCGCACTACCCCGCCGGACGGCTGATCGCGGTTTTCGAACCGCGCACCAACTCCAGCATGCGGCGCGTCTTTCAGCAGGCCTACGCCCAGGCTTTCGACGGCGCCGACCTGATCTGCATCCGCCAGCCGCCCCTCTTGCACAAGGTACCCGCAGACGACCGCTTTTCCTCGCGCCAACTGGTGGACGACCTGTGCGGCCGGGGCAAACCGGCCCACTTCTTCCCGGACACCGACGCCATCATCGCCTTCCTGGCCCGCAACGCACGTCCGGGCGATGCCATCCTGGTAATGTCAAACGGCGGCTTTGACGACATCCACACCCGGCTGCTGGACGCCCTGTGA